Proteins co-encoded in one Streptomyces sp. NBC_01283 genomic window:
- a CDS encoding MarR family winged helix-turn-helix transcriptional regulator has translation MPTDLQSFAVQLRRMNGELNRVIHGFAAGHDLHATDVQALAAILDASEPLTPGRLRDHLGLTSGAVTACLDRLERAGHIRRSRDSADRRVVHLHYAPGAKAAARTFFRPLAEATENARVRFSEDELAVVVRFLGAMNEELSELRGRQR, from the coding sequence ATGCCGACGGATCTGCAGTCGTTCGCGGTGCAGCTGCGGCGCATGAACGGCGAGCTCAACCGGGTCATCCATGGTTTCGCCGCCGGCCACGATCTGCACGCGACGGACGTGCAGGCTCTCGCGGCGATCCTGGACGCGAGTGAACCGCTCACTCCGGGGCGGCTGCGCGACCATCTGGGGCTGACATCGGGCGCCGTCACCGCGTGCCTGGACCGTCTCGAACGGGCCGGACACATCCGCCGGTCGCGGGACAGCGCGGACCGCCGGGTGGTCCACCTGCACTACGCTCCGGGGGCCAAGGCGGCGGCACGCACCTTCTTCCGGCCGCTGGCCGAGGCGACGGAGAACGCTCGTGTGCGGTTCAGCGAGGACGAACTCGCCGTAGTGGTGCGCTTCTTGGGCGCGATGAACGAGGAACTCTCCGAGCTGCGCGGCCGTCAGCGCTGA
- a CDS encoding transglycosylase SLT domain-containing protein, protein MAITQTQTKPGRTIRLRKISVAGIATAGAAAAALTLVPSQAHAAEPTAASKQVTKAAAADKDYGNNLDGWIRESLDIMKSKGIPGSYEGLHRNIMRESAGNPNAQNGWDVNAQNGTPSKGLLQVIQPTFEAYHVAGTPNNLTDPVANITAAANYAADKYGSIDNVDSAY, encoded by the coding sequence ATGGCCATTACTCAGACGCAGACCAAGCCCGGCCGCACCATCCGACTGCGCAAGATCTCCGTCGCCGGTATCGCCACCGCAGGTGCCGCTGCCGCCGCCCTCACGCTGGTCCCCTCGCAGGCCCACGCCGCCGAGCCGACCGCCGCGAGCAAGCAGGTCACCAAGGCCGCCGCGGCCGACAAGGACTACGGCAACAACCTCGACGGGTGGATCCGCGAGTCCCTGGACATCATGAAGTCCAAGGGCATCCCCGGTTCCTACGAGGGCCTGCACCGCAACATCATGCGTGAGTCCGCCGGTAACCCGAACGCCCAGAACGGCTGGGACGTGAACGCGCAGAACGGCACGCCGTCCAAGGGCCTGCTCCAGGTCATCCAGCCCACCTTCGAGGCGTACCACGTCGCGGGCACCCCCAATAACCTGACCGACCCGGTCGCCAACATCACCGCGGCCGCCAACTACGCCGCCGACAAGTACGGCTCGATCGACAACGTCGACTCCGCCTACTGA
- a CDS encoding LCP family protein has translation MPHESSNEQQAHMAEGPAVPGYGPPRVRRSRRKPKKKALRYVAWGALGAVLIGGGGAAYAWQHLNGNIQGTDMNAALGKDRPGEQKDGSMNILLLGSDSRAGTHGHYGSGISGARADTAMVLHVDKTHKKASVVSIPRDTMVERPQCAKPHGGEAAGAQQAMFNSSYQVGGPACTAKTVEKMSGVRMDHYLEVDFKGFQKLIDELGGVDITTRKAIHDPNSGLALSAGKHTLKGKQALQLVRTRHGVGDGSDLGRIQLQQAFIKALIHRADTVDPLGSPAKSYDLADTATKTISADSELASADKLLGLAKELKGISPDRTNMVTMPVTYDAQDAGRVLPLEKASHRVWSALRHDRPIPKSATQDSVGDRTDSPVSAGT, from the coding sequence ATGCCGCACGAGAGCAGCAACGAGCAGCAGGCGCACATGGCCGAAGGCCCCGCAGTGCCCGGCTACGGGCCCCCGCGGGTACGGCGCTCCCGGCGCAAGCCGAAGAAGAAGGCCCTGCGGTACGTCGCGTGGGGCGCGCTGGGAGCGGTCCTGATCGGCGGAGGAGGTGCCGCCTACGCCTGGCAGCACCTCAACGGCAACATCCAGGGCACGGACATGAACGCCGCCCTCGGAAAGGACCGGCCCGGCGAGCAGAAGGACGGCTCGATGAACATCCTCCTGCTCGGGTCGGACTCCCGGGCGGGAACGCACGGCCACTACGGCAGCGGCATCAGCGGAGCCCGCGCCGACACGGCGATGGTCCTGCACGTCGACAAGACCCACAAGAAGGCTTCGGTCGTCAGCATCCCGCGCGACACGATGGTCGAGCGGCCCCAGTGCGCGAAGCCGCACGGCGGTGAGGCGGCCGGCGCGCAGCAGGCCATGTTCAACTCGTCGTACCAGGTGGGCGGACCGGCGTGCACGGCGAAGACGGTCGAGAAGATGTCGGGCGTCCGCATGGACCACTATCTCGAGGTCGACTTCAAGGGATTCCAGAAGCTCATCGACGAGCTCGGCGGTGTGGACATCACCACCCGCAAGGCGATCCACGACCCCAACAGCGGTCTTGCCCTGAGCGCGGGCAAGCACACGCTCAAGGGCAAGCAGGCACTGCAGCTCGTCCGCACCCGGCACGGCGTGGGCGACGGAAGTGACCTGGGCCGCATCCAGCTCCAGCAGGCGTTCATCAAGGCGCTGATCCACCGTGCCGACACCGTCGATCCGCTGGGCAGCCCCGCCAAGTCCTACGACCTGGCGGACACCGCGACCAAGACCATCAGCGCCGACTCCGAGCTGGCGTCCGCGGACAAGCTCCTCGGTCTGGCCAAGGAGCTGAAGGGCATCAGCCCCGACCGCACCAACATGGTCACCATGCCGGTCACCTACGACGCCCAGGACGCGGGACGGGTCTTGCCGCTGGAGAAGGCCTCGCACCGGGTGTGGAGCGCGCTGCGGCACGACCGGCCCATCCCGAAGTCCGCGACGCAGGACTCGGTGGGCGACCGGACGGACTCGCCGGTCTCCGCGGGCACCTGA
- a CDS encoding MMPL family transporter, whose protein sequence is MSTGTRLARRLVPVVLLVAWLGIGGTLGPYAGKLGEVSTNDQSAFLPQNAEATQVIHAQRKFHQAETLPAIVVWTADGAARGGGIDKAQQAGATRALASLKDAAGIAGPASPAVLSEDGRALQGVVPLRSDLGEDLEATLEQVRKAADQVSGTEVRVAGPAASQADLSDAFGGIDGLLLGVALITVLVILLLVYRSLLLPLVIILGAVFALGLACGIVYVLADHDVVRVDGQVQGILSILVIGAATDYALLLTARFREELAVSRDKIAAMRSALRRSLGPIVASGATVALGLLALLLSDLTNNRALGPVGAIGIACAVLSTLTFLPAVLVLLGRVAYWPAKPKSASEKSAGQGVWTRIASLVDRAPRKVWACTLVGLLVCAAFAPALQSKGVPLDEIFVNDAPSVAAQKTLGKHFPGGSGNPAVVIADADRVEQVKAAAERTEGVSSAAAVTASGRPGTGKQEAAEQGAEKQDAAADVLVVDGRIRIDATLEDAADSDAAKDTVARLRAAVHAVNGADGLVGGYTAQQYDTQRTAEDDRLLIVPVVLAIILVILIGLLRSLLMPVLLVATVALNFLATLGVSALVFQHVLGFSGTDSSVPLYGFVFLVALGVDYNIFLMSRVREESLRHGAREGVLRGLTATGGVITSAGVVLAATFAALGIIPLAFLVQIAFIVAFGVLLDTLVVRSLLVPALVRDIGPAAWWPGALSRTGRDGVR, encoded by the coding sequence ATGTCCACAGGTACGCGTCTGGCACGCCGGCTGGTGCCCGTCGTCCTGCTCGTCGCCTGGCTCGGCATCGGCGGGACGCTCGGGCCGTACGCCGGAAAGCTCGGGGAGGTCTCCACCAACGACCAGTCCGCGTTCCTGCCGCAGAACGCCGAAGCCACTCAAGTCATCCACGCCCAGCGGAAGTTCCACCAGGCGGAGACCCTCCCCGCGATCGTCGTCTGGACCGCGGACGGAGCCGCTCGGGGCGGCGGAATCGACAAGGCTCAGCAGGCCGGCGCCACCCGGGCGCTCGCCTCCCTGAAGGACGCCGCAGGCATCGCCGGGCCGGCGTCCCCGGCCGTCCTGTCCGAGGACGGCCGGGCACTGCAAGGGGTCGTGCCCCTGCGGTCCGACCTCGGCGAGGATCTCGAAGCCACCCTGGAGCAGGTCAGGAAGGCGGCGGACCAGGTGTCCGGGACGGAGGTCCGGGTGGCCGGGCCCGCGGCCAGCCAGGCCGACCTGTCCGACGCCTTCGGGGGCATCGACGGCCTCCTGCTCGGGGTCGCCCTGATCACCGTCCTGGTCATCCTGCTGCTCGTCTACCGCAGCCTGCTGCTCCCGCTGGTGATCATCCTCGGGGCCGTCTTCGCCCTGGGGCTCGCCTGCGGGATCGTCTACGTGCTCGCCGACCACGATGTCGTCCGGGTCGACGGGCAGGTCCAGGGCATCCTCTCCATCCTGGTCATCGGCGCCGCGACCGACTACGCGCTGCTGCTGACCGCGCGCTTCCGCGAGGAACTGGCCGTCAGCCGCGACAAGATCGCCGCCATGCGCTCGGCGCTCAGGCGCTCGCTCGGCCCCATCGTCGCGAGCGGGGCGACCGTCGCTCTCGGACTGCTCGCCCTGCTGCTGAGCGATCTCACCAACAACCGCGCGCTCGGGCCCGTCGGAGCCATCGGCATCGCCTGCGCCGTGCTCAGCACGCTGACCTTCCTGCCCGCGGTCCTGGTCCTGCTCGGACGCGTGGCGTACTGGCCCGCCAAGCCCAAGTCGGCCTCGGAGAAGTCCGCGGGCCAGGGTGTGTGGACGCGGATCGCCTCGCTCGTCGACCGGGCGCCGCGCAAGGTGTGGGCCTGCACCCTCGTCGGTCTGCTCGTCTGCGCCGCCTTCGCCCCCGCGCTGCAGTCCAAGGGAGTGCCCCTGGACGAGATCTTCGTCAACGACGCGCCCTCGGTGGCCGCGCAGAAGACGCTCGGCAAGCACTTCCCCGGCGGCTCGGGCAACCCGGCCGTCGTGATCGCGGATGCGGACAGGGTCGAGCAGGTCAAGGCGGCGGCCGAACGCACCGAAGGGGTGTCATCGGCCGCCGCCGTAACCGCGTCCGGTCGGCCGGGCACGGGAAAGCAGGAAGCTGCGGAGCAGGGGGCCGAGAAGCAGGACGCCGCCGCAGACGTGCTCGTCGTCGACGGCCGCATACGCATCGATGCGACCTTGGAGGACGCCGCCGACAGCGACGCGGCGAAGGACACGGTGGCGCGGCTGCGTGCTGCCGTCCACGCGGTGAACGGTGCCGACGGACTCGTAGGGGGCTACACCGCGCAGCAGTACGACACCCAGCGGACCGCCGAGGACGACCGCCTGCTCATCGTCCCGGTGGTCCTCGCGATCATCCTCGTCATCCTGATCGGACTGCTGCGCTCGCTGCTCATGCCCGTCCTGCTGGTGGCGACGGTGGCACTCAACTTCCTTGCCACGCTGGGTGTGTCGGCCCTCGTCTTCCAGCACGTCCTGGGATTCAGCGGCACCGACTCCTCCGTACCGCTCTACGGATTCGTCTTTCTGGTGGCTCTGGGCGTGGACTACAACATCTTCCTGATGTCCCGGGTCCGCGAGGAATCACTGCGCCACGGGGCGCGCGAAGGAGTGCTGCGCGGTCTGACCGCTACCGGCGGCGTCATCACATCGGCCGGGGTCGTACTCGCGGCCACCTTCGCGGCACTCGGCATCATCCCGCTGGCCTTCCTCGTCCAGATCGCGTTCATCGTCGCCTTCGGCGTCCTGCTGGACACCCTGGTCGTACGGTCGCTCCTGGTGCCGGCCCTGGTACGCGACATCGGGCCGGCGGCGTGGTGGCCGGGAGCCCTCAGCCGCACGGGGCGTGACGGGGTGCGGTGA